The genomic interval CCATGAGTGTTTGGTACATACGACAAGTCCTCAAGTATTCGAATGCCAAACTTTTTAATATGAACTCCACCAGCAAGTTTTCTTGCACATAAATTACCACAAATCTCTTTTTAACCTCAGGaaactataatttttgtcGTTGTAGCTAGGTTGGATAATAGATAGTTCCAAATTTCTATGACTCATAACAGTTTCATTTATTACAAACATATATCATTCCAGGGTGGCCTTTGTATCTTTGGCAGGCCAGAGGTATGACCCAGCCTTGGAAAAATGTGCCAAACCAGTCCCACATAATTTAACAAACAAGGCCTGTTTATGTACTTATCCTTATCACAGTCATGAAGATTGATGATGCTTGCCCATATGTCTAAATATGGTAAAGCAGACATTCAAATTACTTCCTGCTCTGCACTGTTTTGCACATAAAACCATATTAATATAGTCTGAGTAAGTATTACCTGAGGTGTACTTCCATCATCGGACTGTTCATATTTGCTCAGGCATTCTTGCAACCTAAGAATCTGCAGCAAACATATGTTGTTTGGAATTTGATTATAACCAGAAAACAGTTCATTATGGTTTTTACCAAGAGATGAACTACTTATGCAAATTATACCAGCTCATAACACATTggaatttgataagaaaacaAACTGGCTTTAGTGAAGATCCAATAACATTTGGGTTGTAAAAGCAGAATCATAAATCTTAATCACAGTATACCTCCTCGCTTAGAAAATGAAGGTTCTCACGTTGATACTGCAACAAAGCCATTTGCTCATCAGAGAGTCGACCACCATCATGATACCTGTTTGGaccaaaaaaattgtcaatGGATCATTATGTATGCACTCCATAAAACTTGACTCATGATGCATATATTCAACTTCCACTATATGTATAGTTTGGTCACCCATATGCTGCATTTGATGGAAATCTGCTATATCATCAAAAAGATCTTACCAAGAGGAAAAAGATAATCCGGTGAAGCATACTTGTTAATGCATGATAATGTTGTTAGCATTTTCTCACGTCCCATAAGGCTACAAAATTTAGTATGTTggcttttaaagtttttgataGAATACCTTAAACCTTCCAAAGAACTTGATGGTTGAAGAGGAGAATAAAGTGACTTCATAACATCAGGCTGAGAATTCAATGAATTGTACTGATGTACATAACCTGCAAGCACCGGGAAGTATACAGAAAACATTAATGTTCTGCGAAATATAACCCCACCTTTAGAGGCCACTGCACATACTAGATTGTTAGTTATCAAACACGCcagataatttaaaaactagATTCCCAAAACTGATGAATACCAAGGttcttgaaagaaaattaaggaaaCTACATAAAAGAACATATAGTCAACAGGTCATGGAAGTTCGAAAATTGGTGTTAGCACGTCTATCCCAaagaaacaataacaaaatttgcaCATATAAAGAAATTATACCGACTTAGATTAGATACGTGCTCCTGTCAGATTGGTAAAAGTACAAATCCAAGTCAAATGGAGTAACTAAATACACAGTCCTATATTATCTGGGAAAACAAAATGGGAATCATTAATTATACACACCCATGATATATCGCATTTGGCTTTGATATGTTTGCTCAAGAACATCTCAGATTGGAAATCCACCAACCAAGATGGAGGTTACAATTACGAAGTGACAACAAGTATAAACTTTGTGatacccatttttttttttttagacgTTCCAGTCTTGGCTTTGCAAATAATTTAGATGAGACTTTCTGAAAGGGATCAAAAtcctttgaaatttgaaaaataactataaaatttgCCTGCTGCTTtggtcaataatttttttaggtacAACGTAATCAATAAATACTCCAAGGAGTGATGGAGGTCATATGCAATTCAACAAATTTAGTAGGAAGGTCATTTTTCTAGTAATTTGTCTggtaaaatatgaaaattataagtaGCTTTGGCACCTAGAACAAAGCATCAAACctcatataaaattaacaactcAAATCATCAGCATGTACTGCAGCAACATAACTCTTTCAAACgctcaaaataattaaaactcacCGATATAGACACTCATAAAGGAAGCAGCACATATTGCttcaattaacataataatcCTGCAAATAAAATGCGTACACTAAGATCAAGTGGACCATAAATAGTTTGCAAAGCAACCATGGTATTCTAACATCTACCCAGGAAAAGGCAAGTCTAAAGCAGCATCTTCAATTTCACTCCCACCCAGCACAATTAATATACACAACAAAGACAAGATGTTGGTACATCTGTGGTAATACTCTATTCTGTAgaataaatatcttttaacATTGTCTAAACCAATTTGACCAAGTTGGAGAGAGGGtctaaatttgtacaacaacCATAATCCATCTTTAATAGAATTTGGAGGAAGCAGAAACAAATATAAACATCAAAGTATCCTTTATGATTTGATAAAAAGGTTGCTCAAAcaaaaccatcaaatgcaaACCAGCACAAAATCAAGTGAAAAACATGCAGCCTGCAGCTTCCCTATATCAGCAAATTTTCCATTCCTCTACTTTATTATGTCTTAATAGTCTTTATGCATGAATATGTAACTCCAGAAATTAGATATAAATTATCTGTACATGTCAATCTACTTCCGATTATATGCACTAAGTTGTATTAActtgacatttaaaaaataataataatagttataagaTCACTGGTAGATTCCACATAGTTGCCTGATTACACTTTGCTTTTCCCCTTATTCATCACTGTCTGAAGACTTTCTTCTAGAGAAACACATAATCATTGTTTACTGATATGAAATAGCACAAGGCAACCTATTTATCAGCTTATGACTCGAATTTCATTCACGGAAGCACTTGTGAGAGCACCTTAGGAGAGTAGAGATTGAAAGAATACTGATGTGGGGTCTCCAAACGATGACAAGTAGCATTGCCGCAGTTCCTAACATGAGAGCAAACTTTTCAATATAACAACAATTCTAATGTTTtaagattttcaaaaataagcAACTGACATTTAAAACATTCCCCCTCTGCCACATGGTGAATAAAATCCCTTCCTGCTGTTGCATGGTTGAATATGTGCAAGATAAACAGATTCCGATGGAGATGAAATAAGAATAGATTAATATGTACATACCATAGGCAGTAATGGCAAATGGTAGGCGAACAATATGCTTCAACTTCTGGCTGAAGCTATAATAACCCTGCCAAAATATCCATTTCAAAAATTCCAAATGAAAAACTGCTGATTTGACAATTCAACggcattaataaaaataacaacatcaCTGGACCCTTTTAATCAGATTTCAGTGGCAAGTTCATAAATCCCTTTCCAAAGGACACTATCATCATAAATATAATCTATGCCCTCAGACCAAGAGGAATTGAATTTCAAGAAGAGCAAAAGTTGTTCTTTTAACAAATAGAGGTCTACATATCCTAGAGAAACCATTTTGTGTGAAACTCTGAAAGAACTCAATGACATAATAAACTTCTCCCTCAAGTATTTATGTCCGTTGCCTTTCAACAGTTTCAAAGAACGAGAGACAGATAAAGATAGAGATATATTCCAAATTTTACCTGCAAGCGTATTTTCTGGACTTGATACACAAAATACTGTTGAAATATGcctgaaataatgaaatttgaatttgaccAAAATCCAGTCACTAAAATAGCAGCATGTTCCATACCAAGCAAAGATAAAAGGAATAAAAGCCTAGAAATGTAAGTTTCTTATGTGAAACTAAGCACATAGTACAATtgatcaaccaaaaaaaaatggaagaatATGCTATGCCTTAGGCATGTTGCACATATTTGCCGAGTAACAGCAATGGTTTGAATATGTcaaaaatcaatataaaatCCTATTGCAGCGACGTTCAAGCTGATAATGGAACAACAGATCATTGACTTTTATAGTCTTTTTTCAAGTTCATAATATACTTTCCACATGTAAACATTTTACTCAGAACACTACAATCTGGTTCCATATTTGGACTACTGAACTTACAGATCATGAACAATCGCTCCTAGCATCACAAAAGGAACATTCTCCCTCCCTCTCCTCCTTTCTCTAAACACAATTGCAAATCAACTAGCACACACAAGGAGTCCATAGTGTTGGAAAATTGTACCTCTATTTTGTAAGCAAAAACACATCTAAAAGCATTATTAGAAGAATATTTCAACATGCAGATCCAATTACAGAAAGTGATAGAAGTAAACCTGTGAGTGCCAAAAGAATAACACCGCAACTGCAAAGCAATGGCGGGATCAAATAGTGAATAGGATGAAATATCCATGTAGTTCCTGCAGCCAAAATGGCATAACCTGcctaaaatcaaatcaaagaccGATCAGAGCTtgacttaataataatagttttgaGCAAACGAATTTTAAATCAACACGAAATTCGACTACTGACCAGTACGAAACAGTAAACAACACTACCAAAAATACTATGAGATTTTCGGTGACCTAGTAATGGAGCTTCATGCAGTATATCGAGGAACCTACGGAGTGACAAATTATGAAACGAAATAATTTCATTAGGAATTAACTAATTTAGAAGAattattcaacaaaataaaacagtgATCAAAATCAGGTGAAAACCGTGTTAGTGAATTGCATAATTTGAAAACATACATAGCGTTTTCTTCAGGAGATGCAGAGGTCGAAGAAGAAGCATGTCTCTCCGTCGACATCTTCTCCTTCCTGCAGCTTATAATTCTCGggacaaattttaaattcaggATTTGGCAGTGAGATTGAAAACCGTTTATTTGCTGAGCTGCCAGAGCACCTCGTTTAACAGTTGACACTTGTAACTAAAAacatttgttcatttttttattaatttacaaaaccGGCTTACTGGACCGAACAACTAGTTTGGCCCAACTTTAGAATTGAGCGGGGCCTGACCCGTGTGTGTGGGCAATTCGTGGGGCGGCTCAAGACACAATCGCGAAACCCAGCCCGTGTAATAACCGGTTCATGCCCGAAGTCACCAATCCGATCCTCAATCACTCGCCATGCTACTAAAAACCCTAACGCAACTTTGCCTGTTTGCCACCTTCACAGCGTCCCCAATATACGAAGTTTAATCCACCTCTGTTAAATGGTCTAAAATATAACTGggttttttacttttttttctttgtgtttttatgaataaattttaatttacctGGATTTGGGTTTCGCTTTGCTATGGTTTATTTACGCAGTGTCGCATCATCTCCATGAAGAATAAAGAGCTTAACGATATACCCATTTCGAAATCTAAAGAATCCAACGGTTATCCTCAAAGAAGATCTAATTCCATAGACTTTTGTGGGCATAAGTCAGAGGCTGCTGCAAATGGCGTGGGGTTGCCGATGACCCTCTTATTTTTCACAGTCCGTCCCTCGAGGGTTCGAGCCTCCACGATCGCTGCCATTGCCCATTTTCACGGCCTCGCCAACGGAGGATCTCGCCCCTTTGATGAAAAGGAGGTAAATTATAGGTGTAGCAACGAGTTCTGGTTTGTTAAAGTTGTGTGTACTTTATTACTTCGTTCCAGCTATTTGTCGGATACATGTGCTCGTTATTTGTGCGAGAAGTTGAGTCCTTTGAATTCATTGGAGGTAATTAAACGGTTAGATAACCCAAAACTGGGACTGAAGTTCTTAGAGTTCAGTAGAGTGAATCTGAGTCTTAATCACTCTTTCAAGACTTACAATTTGGTTATGAGGTCTTTGTGTGAAATGGGTCTACATGATTCGGTGCAAGTGGTATTTGATTACATGAGGAGTGATGGTCATTTGCCCAATAGTCCGATGATAGagttttttgtttcttcatgtaTAAGAGCTGGAAAGTGTGATGCTGCCAAGGGACTGCTTTCTCAGTTTCGGCCTGGAGAAGTTACCATGAGTACATTTATGTACAATAGCCTGTTGAATGCATTggttaaacaaaataatgcaGACGAGGCTGTGTACATGTTTAAAGAGTATTTTAGATTGTATTCTCAGCCAGATACTTGGACTTTCAATATTCTGATTCAAGGTTTATCCAGGATTGGAGAAGTTAAAAAGGCTTTTGAGTTTTTCTATGATATGGGGAGTTTTGGCTGTTCTCCGGATATTGTTACGTATAACACACTTATAAGTGGGTTGTGCAGAGTTAATGAGGTAGCTAGAGGCCATGAGTTATTGAAGGAAGTTAAGTTTAAAAGTGAATTTTCACCAGATGTTGTGACCTATACATCAGTTATATCCGGCTATTGCAAGCTAGGTAAGATGGACAAGGCTACGGGCATATATAATGAGATGAATAGTTGTGGCATTAAACCCAGTGCAGTAACTTTCAATGTTCTTATTGATGGTTTTGGTAAGGTTGGGAACATGGTTTCGGCTGAGTACATGCGTGAAAGGATGCTTTCTTTTGGTTACCTTCCTGATGTTGTTACTTTCAGTTCCTTAATTGATGGATATTGCCGAAATGGACAGCTGAATCAAGGTTTAAAGCTTTGTGATGAAATGAAAGGGAAAAACCTGTCCCCAAATGTTTATACTTTTACGATTCTTATTAATGCTTTGTGCAAGGAGAATAGACTAAACGACGCACGCCGATTTTTGAAGCAATTGAAGTGGAATGATTTAGTTCCAAAACCATTTATGTACAACCCTGTGATTGATGGGTTTTGCAAGGCTGGTAATGTGGATGAGGCAAATGTCATTGTTGCAGAGATGGAGGAGAAGAGATGCAAACCTGATAAAGTGACATTTACCATTCTAATTATTGGGCATTGTATGAAGGGAAGAATGGTTGAGGCTATTAGCATTTTCAATAAGATGTTGACAATTGGCTGTGCGCCAGATGACATTACGGTGAATTCGTTGATATCTTGCCTTTTGAAGGGAGGGATGCCTAATGAAGCCTTTCGCATAATGCAAAGGGCATCAGAGGACCTGAACTTGCAGCTTCCATCCTGGAAGAAAGCAGTTCCTTTGAGAACAAATACAGATATTCCGGTGGCAGCTTAAAAGAAAGCAGTTGAACTACTTGTTTTACTCTGTCAACCCATTCATGAAGCAAGATCTTACCATCGTCATGACTCAAGTACAAATGCCGCTCATCAGCTTCCACTGCAAATAAGTTAGCAGTAAGTATTTTGCACATGTTCTTCATTAGTTGTTGGTTGTGTCTTGTTTTTCTActattatcaataaatttagtgaaaGAGACTTGTTGTTTGGATACCCATGAAGAGCTATCTTTGAGTAGTTACCTAGACTCAAATTATGTCCAAAAAGCCtataaactttattttcatGTTAGCTGGGGGAGCATTTTGTTGTGCCTGGAACTTATAGCAACAGTGTTTAATATGGAATTACCATTATGCTTTTAGTTTTGTGTCACTGAAGGCTCCTTCCAGGTTTCAATAGCATAATTGGTATGTAATGGCACAATTTTGTAGGGAAGAAAGACTGAAGTGAGTAGTTCTTCTCTGATGTATTTCagtgtttatttattgtagTACTTTTTCCTCATTCAGCTAAATTGAGAGGGGGTTTGGGATAATGTAAAGGCTGGTTTAGCTTTGTATAGGGTTGTCAGGCACTCATTGGATTGTTTTTATATGGTTTTTGGTGTTCCCATTGACTTTTTGATGATACTCTGGACATCACGTCCTAAGTACTGGtgcaacatttttttcttcttctttaaatgCAGTCTAAagctttaaagattttttttttaatttttctttgaaagataGGAGGATGGGCaaccaaattgattttttagcCCTTACTTTCCTCAGGATTCAAATGCAAGTATCCTGCCAAAGAGATCTGCTTGAAAAGCACTTGATCAAGTCTCCACAGACAAAGCTTTAAAAGAAACTGTTGATTGtaaaaatgcttttttttttttttgaagggGGAAAAGGGATGCTGCTTAATGCAAGCAATACATGATTGTGATCTTTTGGGTTGTTTTGTATGGAACTGAGTCGGATGATCTTTAACATATTTGTGGCTGGATGTGGTATATTCGGGAcagaatttgattttggtcatctttgtttaaatttcagaaatatttttttgttcatttacACTAGAATTTGGATGCTGGTATTTTATGAGTTGtaagttttatattatgttGCTAGTTCGTTTTATTTGGTTGTTGTGATCGTTTTTGAAATctgtttgataattttatttgaactcCCATTGACAAAGAATTGATGAGTTGCACTTTGTTTGTCCTGAACGTTGCATTTGCTTAATGCTTTTCATTTCTGTGGACTTGCAGGCTGGCAGCTAATGTATATTTACCAAGTACTTACTGAATGATGAATGGTATCAAGTCATTCCCATTCTCAGCAGGTTAGGATATCATCAGAGATCAATGGGTTTTGTTTAATCCAATCTGAACTTGTTACAGGGACTTTACAAGTAAACCAGAGATAGTTGCGGAGAAAGTAGTTATTGTTCAAGTGAGAGAAGATATTTTAAGCACTAAAAGGGCACCATCTGGATTagtaaattttctaatttcagATTATATTTGCCGGAAAAAttagcaataaaaaatttttgccGTCTCCATCCAgttagtttttatttcttcatttgtGGTCTCCCAGATTCTGCACATAGTTTTACCCTACCATTCGTGGAAAGATTTTTGTATAGAACACAGAGCTCCAGCACAGCAAAATGAATATTGCAGATTGCCAGGAAAAGAGGAAGTAATGGGCAAAAGCTGGAATGAATCCATGTTTAACAGGTATGGGCATAGATATGGTTGGgttttttctattgtttttgCCCCCTTCCCCTTTTTAGTATTAATTCATTGTAATCTCAgtcaaaattgtaattatcttAAATGTGTTCTGTTTGGCTCTGGACCTCTGGTTCCCAATAATTTCCCGTTGTTTGGATTTGGTTTTCCTGTATAGTACATTCTTCTGCAAACAAAGTTGACCCGTAAGAAATTGACTGGGAGTCTACAAATTAAGTTGTTAAATGCAAAATTTCACTTACCACAGTTTTCTTTGTGCATGGAAATGCAAATATTCAAGTGCATAGTTGGTATggattttgtttaaatatcTTTGTTGCTGGGTTGTATCTGAAATTAAGCTGATGGAAGATTGAAAAAGCTACTTTTGGAGTAGCGGTCAAGCTTTTTTAAGAGGTTAAGCTGCTAAGTGCCCTTATTTTTCAGCAACAAATTATGATAATGAAAAGGCCTGTAGAGAGCATGAATTGAATGGCATCTAGTAGGCAGATGTCACAATGAACACACGATCATTCTCACAGCAAGTTCTCAGTTCCTTTTTAGGGCAGAAGACAACCAAATTTTTTAAGCAATGCATTGATATTTGCCTAAAGCTTCCATATAACAACTACCTTGCattgacaaaatatatataacatcGTTGGTGTCCTAGTCACAATGACTGTTTACATGGACATAGATCTCagaatttattttgaacatcAAGCAGCCATGCATTGCTATTGTAGATTATATGGACATTAATCTCCGAATTTATTTCGTACATAAAGCCAACCATTCTGCTATCATTCTTGAGtgaaataatataagttttatgAGCAAATGACTTGCTGATAGCCAGATCCAACTATTTCTTCAGGAGCAGACTAAGCC from Citrus sinensis cultivar Valencia sweet orange chromosome 9, DVS_A1.0, whole genome shotgun sequence carries:
- the LOC102614822 gene encoding protein FIP1 isoform X3, with amino-acid sequence MSTERHASSSTSASPEENAMFLDILHEAPLLGHRKSHSIFGSVVYCFVLAGYAILAAGTTWIFHPIHYLIPPLLCSCGVILLALTGIFQQYFVYQVQKIRLQGYYSFSQKLKHIVRLPFAITAYGTAAMLLVIVWRPHISILSISTLLRIIMLIEAICAASFMSVYIGYVHQYNSLNSQPDVMKSLYSPLQPSSSLEGLRYHDGGRLSDEQMALLQYQRENLHFLSEEILRLQECLSKYEQSDDGSTPQVDLAHLLAARDQELRTLSAEMNQLQSELRLARSFVAEREAEVLRVRNTNNQEIVNFLKDRNWCLTLAEN
- the LOC102614822 gene encoding protein FIP1 isoform X2 translates to MSTERHASSSTSASPEENAMFLDILHEAPLLGHRKSHSIFGSVVYCFVLAGYAILAAGTTWIFHPIHYLIPPLLCSCGVILLALTGIFQQYFVYQVQKIRLQGYYSFSQKLKHIVRLPFAITAYGTAAMLLVIVWRPHISILSISTLLRIIMLIEAICAASFMSVYIGYVHQYNSLNSQPDVMKSLYSPLQPSSSLEGLRYHDGGRLSDEQMALLQYQRENLHFLSEEILRLQECLSKYEQSDDGSTPQVDLAHLLAARDQELRTLSAEMNQLQSELRLARSFVAEREAEVLRVRNTNNQYVEENERLRAILGEWSTRAAKLERALEVERMSNIELQKKISTRRNQHGPAESNEHDTA
- the LOC102614332 gene encoding pentatricopeptide repeat-containing protein At2g06000 — protein: MKNKELNDIPISKSKESNGYPQRRSNSIDFCGHKSEAAANGVGLPMTLLFFTVRPSRVRASTIAAIAHFHGLANGGSRPFDEKEVNYRCSNEFWFVKVVCTLLLRSSYLSDTCARYLCEKLSPLNSLEVIKRLDNPKLGLKFLEFSRVNLSLNHSFKTYNLVMRSLCEMGLHDSVQVVFDYMRSDGHLPNSPMIEFFVSSCIRAGKCDAAKGLLSQFRPGEVTMSTFMYNSLLNALVKQNNADEAVYMFKEYFRLYSQPDTWTFNILIQGLSRIGEVKKAFEFFYDMGSFGCSPDIVTYNTLISGLCRVNEVARGHELLKEVKFKSEFSPDVVTYTSVISGYCKLGKMDKATGIYNEMNSCGIKPSAVTFNVLIDGFGKVGNMVSAEYMRERMLSFGYLPDVVTFSSLIDGYCRNGQLNQGLKLCDEMKGKNLSPNVYTFTILINALCKENRLNDARRFLKQLKWNDLVPKPFMYNPVIDGFCKAGNVDEANVIVAEMEEKRCKPDKVTFTILIIGHCMKGRMVEAISIFNKMLTIGCAPDDITVNSLISCLLKGGMPNEAFRIMQRASEDLNLQLPSWKKAVPLRTNTDIPVAA
- the LOC102614822 gene encoding protein FIP1 isoform X1 encodes the protein MSTERHASSSTSASPEENAMFLDILHEAPLLGHRKSHSIFGSVVYCFVLAGYAILAAGTTWIFHPIHYLIPPLLCSCGVILLALTGIFQQYFVYQVQKIRLQGYYSFSQKLKHIVRLPFAITAYGTAAMLLVIVWRPHISILSISTLLRIIMLIEAICAASFMSVYIGYVHQYNSLNSQPDVMKSLYSPLQPSSSLEGLRYHDGGRLSDEQMALLQYQRENLHFLSEEILRLQECLSKYEQSDDGSTPQVDLAHLLAARDQELRTLSAEMNQLQSELRLARSFVAEREAEVLRVRNTNNQYVEENERLRAILGEWSTRAAKQNLLKSLSEHWRLSGCQILNCKRKFRQEEINMDQQNQMSMTQRNCSFSKEMCRLIFTL
- the LOC102614822 gene encoding protein FIP1 isoform X4, which produces MICIFQQYFVYQVQKIRLQGYYSFSQKLKHIVRLPFAITAYGTAAMLLVIVWRPHISILSISTLLRIIMLIEAICAASFMSVYIGYVHQYNSLNSQPDVMKSLYSPLQPSSSLEGLRYHDGGRLSDEQMALLQYQRENLHFLSEEILRLQECLSKYEQSDDGSTPQVDLAHLLAARDQELRTLSAEMNQLQSELRLARSFVAEREAEVLRVRNTNNQYVEENERLRAILGEWSTRAAKQNLLKSLSEHWRLSGCQILNCKRKFRQEEINMDQQNQMSMTQRNCSFSKEMCRLIFTL